A window of the Juglans microcarpa x Juglans regia isolate MS1-56 chromosome 5D, Jm3101_v1.0, whole genome shotgun sequence genome harbors these coding sequences:
- the LOC121264226 gene encoding LOW QUALITY PROTEIN: probable F-box protein At4g22030 (The sequence of the model RefSeq protein was modified relative to this genomic sequence to represent the inferred CDS: deleted 2 bases in 2 codons) yields MHANIGKQRDNWNTLLLNSINMITLTAATMAGVAAIGGTGMPHLALKLSSTLLYFAAIGMLLVMNKIQPSQLAEEQRNATTRLFKQLRSQIETMLASGATTEEDVKDVMERVLALDRAYPLPLLGAMLDKFPAKFEPATWWPSHNYSERKISHMKENNERIMGAGWSEELEVEMRDIIKVVKRKDSKDYERLGNLVLKINKILAISGPLLTGIAAVGSACVGNGSWAAIVAVASGALAIGANAFQHGGQVGMVFEMYRNNGGFFELLQETIKATLEEGDLEKRENGELFEMKVASQSLSQLRELARKSASYRLDGTAIDEFASKLF; encoded by the exons atGCACGCCAACATTGGAAAGCAACGTGACAACTGGAATACCCTTCTTCTGAACTCCATCAACATGATTACTCTCACCGCCGCAACCATGGCTGGTGTTGCTGCGATTGGTGGCACTGGAATGCCCCATCTGGCTCTCAAGTTGTCGTCCACTCTCTTGTATTTTGCAGCCATAGGGATGCTCCTTGTAATGAACAAAATTCAGCCATCACAACTTGCAGAAGAACAACGCAATGCTACC ACCAGATTGTTCAAGCAACTCCGGAGCCAAATAGAAACTATGCTTGCTTCTGGGGCAACAACGGAAGAAGATGTGAAGGATGTGATGGAAAGGGTTTTGGCCCTTGACCGAGCCTACCCCCTTCCCTTGCTAGGAGCAATGCTTGACAAATTCCCTGCAAAGTTTGAGCCTGCTACTTGGTGGCCTTCACAC AATTACTCCGAAAGAAAAATAAGTCACATGAAAGAAAACAACGAGAGAATAATGGGTGCCGGGTGGAGTGAGGAACTTGAAGTGGAAATGCGGGACATCATTAAAGTGGTGAAGAGAAAGGACAGTAAGGACTACGAAAGGCTGGGCAACCTGGTGTTGAAGATTAACAAGATTTTAGCCATCTCAGGTCCATTACTAACAGGGATTGCAGCTGTCGGCTCTGCTTGTGTTGGTAATGGGTCATGGGCTGCAATCGTAGCTGTGGCGTCGGGGGCTTTGGCTATCGGTGCGAATGCCTTCCAGCATGGTGGGCAAGTTGGAATGGTGTTCGAGATGTATCGAAACAACGGTGGATTTTTCGAGCTATTACAAGAAACAATCAAAGCCACACTCGAGGAAGGAGACttggagaaaagagagaacGGAGAGTTGTTTGAAATGAAAGTGGCTTCGCAAAGCTTGTCACAGCTTAGAGAACTTGCTAGAAAGTCAGCTTCTTATCGTCTAGACGGAACTGCCATAGACGAATTTGCTAGCAAGCTTTTTTAG
- the LOC121264227 gene encoding uncharacterized protein LOC121264227 isoform X1 has protein sequence MVMLYASGAITSHEASPCKISHVNPLVNITSVCPSVLRNPCNNVIHNSSFSWKHRDQLKTHHLLHHVAPKRWLCRLHESISADDDEYRSSRNIAISLFKRYKNAVDRGGGDNLKQEFISAGVNAYALGCTDEGLRKELNDMKESGVEIESMQSYGGITSLKSKIISEEVDECILWLSIIFITILCTPQPTIVRWSSTPPVSDEVRLQWKGFCAVIANAYFMRGMAWLPVKTLQLEQMAVVGRAEEPSVVASRMRLVFSTLEVVSPQWPRV, from the exons ATGGTGATGCTGTACGCTTCGGGAGCCATAACATCGCATGAAGCATCTCCGTGCAAGATTAGCCATGTGAATCCCTTGGTTAATATCACTTCAGTCTGTCCCAGCGTATTAAGAAACCCATGTAATAATGTCATTCATAATTCCTCATTTTCCTGGAAACACCGTGATCAACTTAAGACCCATCATTTATTACACCATGTAGCTCCAAAGAGATGGCTG TGCCGGTTGCACGAATCAATTTCAGCCGATGATGATGAATACCGATCATCACGCAACATAGCAATCAGTCTGTTTAAGCGATACAAGAATGCTGTTGACCGGGGAGGCGGTGACAACCTAAAA CAGGAGTTCATCAGTGCTGGAGTGAATGCGTATGCACTGGGCTGTACTGATGAAGGATTAAGGAAGGAACTTAATGATATGAAGGAATCTGGTGTCGAAATTGAATCGATGCAAAGTTATGGTGGAATCACTAGTTTGAAATCCAAGATTATCTCGGAAGAG GTTGATGAGTGCATTCTGTGGCTAAGTATCATATTCATCACCATCTTGTGTACACCACAACCAACTATTGTTAGATGGTCATCTACGCCTCCAGTGTCAGATGAAGTGAGGCTTCAGTGGAAAGGCTTTTGTGCTGTTATAGCAAATGCATACTTTATGAGAGGAATGGCATG GCTTCCGGTAAAGACTCTTCAACTAGAACAAATGGCAGTAGTTGGGCGAGCTGAGGAGCCATCGGTCGTTGCTAGCCGAATGCGATTAGTGTTTAGCACACTTGAG GTGGTGAGTCCACAGTGGCCTAGAGTATAG
- the LOC121264221 gene encoding dihydrolipoyllysine-residue succinyltransferase component of 2-oxoglutarate dehydrogenase complex 1, mitochondrial-like isoform X2, whose protein sequence is MWAIIRRKVVNGSSTASVFGRPLRETRLVTAPATRSYSTNVKERLLLGRGSKIVGSAGLHGCLGCPISSKTVREVLPFLQTDSPNYMQYRSFSSDNGDLVDAVVPFMGESITDGTLANFLKQPGDRVEVDEPIAQIETDKVTIDVASPEAGVLQKFVANEGDTVEPGTKIAIISKSGEGVAHVAPSEQPPSKADSKASADKKNAVKEKPKEETSLPKPKAETSPPRPKAPSPPPSKPSATEPQLPPKERERRVPMTRLRKRVATRLKDSQNTFAMLTTFNEVDMTGLMKLRSDYKDAFVEKHGVKLGLMSGFVKAAVSGLQNQPIINAVIDGDDIIYRDYIDISIAVGTPKGLVVPVIRNADKMNFAEIEKEINTLAKKANDGSISIDEMAGGSFTISNGGVYGSLLSTPIINPPQSAILGMHSIVNRPMFVGGEIVSRPMMYIALTYDHRLIDGREAVFFLRRIKDVVEDPRRLLLDI, encoded by the exons ATGTGGGCGATCATAAGGCGAAAAGTTGTCAACGGAAGCTCCACGGCTTCG gtTTTCGGACGACCATTGCGGGAGACTCGGCTTGTAACGGCGCCAGCAACGCGAAGTTACTCTACCAACGTCAAAGAG AGATTGCTGCTTGGAAGAGGCTCGAAAATTGTAGGCAGTGCTGGTCTTCATGGCTGTCTAG GTTGTCCCATTAGTTCAAAGACGGTCAG GGAAGTTCTGCCATTTCTTCAAACAGATTCTCCTAACTACATGCAGTATAGGTCATTTTCTTCTGATAATG GTGATCTGGTTGATGCTGTAGTGCCCTTCATGGGTGAATCAATCACTGATGGGACTCTAGCAAATTTTTTAAAGC AACCTGGCGACCGTGTAGAAGTTGATGAACCTATTGCCCAAATAGAAACTGATAAG GTAACAATTGATGTGGCTAGTCCTGAAGCTGGCGTTCTCCAAAAG tttGTTGCCAATGAAGGTGATACAGTGGAGCCAGGTACCAAGATTGCTATTATCTCAAAGTCTGGCGAAGGCGTTGCACATGTCGCTCCATCAGAGCAACCACCTAGCAAGGCTGATTCTAAGGCGTCTGCTGACAAGAAAAATGCAGTCAAGGAAAAACCTAAAGAAGAAACCTCTCTTCCTAAGCCTAAAGCTGAAACTTCTCCTCCTAGGCCTAAAGCTCCTTCTCCACCACCCAGTAAACCTTCAGCAACAGAACCTCAACTTCCTCCCAAGGAAAGGGAAAGAAGA GTTCCAATGACAAGACTGAGGAAACGTGTTGCAACACGTTTGAAGGACTCTCAGAACACTTTTGCAATGCTGACTACATTCAATGAAGTTGATAT GACTGGTCTGATGAAGCTCCGTTCTGATTATAAAGATGCCTTTGTTGAGAAGCACGGGGTGAAGTTAGGACTTATGTCGGGATTTGTTAAG GCTGCTGTAAGTGGGCTGCAAAATCAGCCAATCATCAATGCTGTCATTGATGGGGATGACATCATTTATAGAGATTATATTGACATCAGTATTGCTGTTGGTACTCCAAAG GGTCTGGTTGTTCCTGTCATCCGCAATGCCGATAAAATGAACTTTGCTGAGATTGAGAAGGAGATCAACACCCTTGCAAAGAAGGCAAATGATGGCTCTATATCGATTGATGAGATGGCTGGAGGCTCATTCACTATATCTAATGGTGGTGTTTATGGAAGCCTGTTAAGTACTCCGATCATTAATCCCCCACAG TCGGCCATCTTGGGCATGCACTCAATTGTGAACCGGCCGATGTTTGTTGGTGGGGAGATCGTTTCAAGGCCGATGATGTACATTGCTCTAACATATGATCATCGACTAATTGATGGAAGAGAGGCAGTCTTCTTCCTGCGTCGTATCAAAGATGTTGTGGAGGACCCTCGGAGGTTGCTTCTTGATATATGA
- the LOC121264230 gene encoding probable F-box protein At4g22030 yields MASLQASALGLLPTSSSSCCCSRKINAVIHVPKLPKAPFSIPKISTTRKLIDKFNNIRVDGFTNTISAPQNINFTTTPFVDDIKAQNSTTFVTIQLYSLLEVVADRVEMHANIGKQRDNWNTLFLNSINMITLTAATMVGVAAIGGAGMPLLALKLSSTLLYSAAAGMLLVMNKIQPSQLAEEQRNATRLFKQLQSQIKTILALGATTEEDVKDVMERVLALDRAYPLPLLGAMLDKFPTKFEPATWWPSYQLLQKKTKSQERKQRGNNGWSEELEVEMRDIVEVVKRKDSKDYERLGSQVLKINKILSISGPLLTGIAAVGSACVGNGSWASIVAMVAGALATTANAFQHGGQVGMIFEMYRNNGGFFRLLEETIEATLEEGDLEKRENGELFEMKVALQLGRSLSQLKELARKPASYRLDGTAIDEFASKLF; encoded by the coding sequence ATGGCTTCCTTACAAGCTTCAGCTCTCGGCCTATTacctacttcttcttcttcatgctGTTGTTCCAGGAAAATTAATGCTGTTATTCATGTCCCAAAGCTTCCAAAAGCCCCTTtctccattcccaaaatctcaaCGACCAGAAAGCTGATTGACAAATTCAACAATATAAGGGTCGACGGGTTCACAAACACGATCTCAGCTCcacaaaacatcaattttactACCACACCATTCGTCGATGATATTAAAGCACAAAACTCAACTACTTTTGTCACCATCCAGCTCTATTCCCTCTTAGAGGTCGTGGCTGACAGAGTcgagatgcacgccaacattgGAAAGCAGCGTGATAACTGGAATACCCTTTTTCTAAACTCCATCAACATGATTACTCTGACCGCCGCAACCATGGTTGGTGTTGCTGCGATTGGTGGCGCTGGAATGCCCCTTCTGGCTCTCAAGTTGTCATCCACTCTCTTGTATTCTGCAGCCGCAGGGATGCTGCTTGTGATGAACAAAATTCAACCTTCACAACTTGCAGAAGAACAACGCAATGCTACCAGATTATTCAAACAACTCCAGAGCCAAATAAAAACTATTCTTGCTCTTGGAGCAACAACTGAAGAAGATGTGAAGGACGTGATGGAAAGGGTTTTGGCCCTTGACCGAGCCTACCCCCTTCCCTTGCTAGGAGCAATGCTTGACAAATTCCCTACAAAGTTTGAGCCGGCTACTTGGTGGCCTTCATACCAATTActccaaaagaaaactaaatcacaagaaagaaaacaacGAGGTAACAATGGGTGGAGTGAGGAACTTGAAGTGGAAATGCGGGACATCgttgaagtggtgaagagaaaGGACAGTAAGGACTACGAAAGGCTGGGCAGCCAGGTGTTGAAGATTAACAAGATCTTATCCATCTCGGGTCCATTACTCACAGGGATTGCAGCTGTTGGCTCTGCATGTGTTGGTAATGGGTCATGGGCATCAATCGTAGCCATGGttgcaggggcattagctaccACTGCTAATGCCTTCCAGCACGGTGGGCAAGTTGGAATGATATTCGAGATGTACCGAAACAATGGTGGATTTTTCCGGCTATTGGAGGAAACAATCGAAGCCACACTCGAGGAAGGAGACTTGGAGAAAAGGGAGAATGGGGAGTTGTTCGAAATGAAGGTGGCATTGCAACTGGGGAGAAGCTTGTCACAGCTCAAAGAACTTGCCAGAAAGCCAGCTTCTTATCGTCTAGACGGAACTGCCATAGATGAATTTGCTAGCAAGCTTTTTTAG
- the LOC121264227 gene encoding uncharacterized protein LOC121264227 isoform X2, translated as MVMLYASGAITSHEASPCKISHVNPLVNITSVCPSVLRNPCNNVIHNSSFSWKHRDQLKTHHLLHHVAPKRWLCRLHESISADDDEYRSSRNIAISLFKRYKNAVDRGGGDNLKEFISAGVNAYALGCTDEGLRKELNDMKESGVEIESMQSYGGITSLKSKIISEEVDECILWLSIIFITILCTPQPTIVRWSSTPPVSDEVRLQWKGFCAVIANAYFMRGMAWLPVKTLQLEQMAVVGRAEEPSVVASRMRLVFSTLEVVSPQWPRV; from the exons ATGGTGATGCTGTACGCTTCGGGAGCCATAACATCGCATGAAGCATCTCCGTGCAAGATTAGCCATGTGAATCCCTTGGTTAATATCACTTCAGTCTGTCCCAGCGTATTAAGAAACCCATGTAATAATGTCATTCATAATTCCTCATTTTCCTGGAAACACCGTGATCAACTTAAGACCCATCATTTATTACACCATGTAGCTCCAAAGAGATGGCTG TGCCGGTTGCACGAATCAATTTCAGCCGATGATGATGAATACCGATCATCACGCAACATAGCAATCAGTCTGTTTAAGCGATACAAGAATGCTGTTGACCGGGGAGGCGGTGACAACCTAAAA GAGTTCATCAGTGCTGGAGTGAATGCGTATGCACTGGGCTGTACTGATGAAGGATTAAGGAAGGAACTTAATGATATGAAGGAATCTGGTGTCGAAATTGAATCGATGCAAAGTTATGGTGGAATCACTAGTTTGAAATCCAAGATTATCTCGGAAGAG GTTGATGAGTGCATTCTGTGGCTAAGTATCATATTCATCACCATCTTGTGTACACCACAACCAACTATTGTTAGATGGTCATCTACGCCTCCAGTGTCAGATGAAGTGAGGCTTCAGTGGAAAGGCTTTTGTGCTGTTATAGCAAATGCATACTTTATGAGAGGAATGGCATG GCTTCCGGTAAAGACTCTTCAACTAGAACAAATGGCAGTAGTTGGGCGAGCTGAGGAGCCATCGGTCGTTGCTAGCCGAATGCGATTAGTGTTTAGCACACTTGAG GTGGTGAGTCCACAGTGGCCTAGAGTATAG
- the LOC121264223 gene encoding probable F-box protein At4g22030, with translation MASLQASALGLLPTSSSSCCCSRKINAVIHVPKLPKAPFSIPKISTTRKLIDKFNNIRVDGFTNTISAPQNINFTTTPFVDDIKAQNSTTFVTIQLYSLLEIVADRVEMHANIGKQRDNWNTLLLNSINMITLTAATMAGVAAIGSAGMPILALKLSSTLLYSAAAGMLLVMNKIQPSQLAEEQRNATRLFKQLQSQIKTILALGATTEEDVKDVMERVLALDRAYPLPLLGAMLDKFPTKFEPATWWPSYQLLQKKTKSQERKQRGNNGWSEELEVEMRDIVEVVKRKDSKDYERLGSQVLKINKILSISGPLLTGIAAVGSACVGNGSWASIVAMVAGALATTANAFQHGGQVGMIFEMYRNNGGFFRLLEETIEATLEEGDLEKRENGELFEMKVALQLGRSLSQLKELARKPASYRLDGTAIDEFASKLF, from the coding sequence ATGGCTTCCTTACAAGCTTCAGCTCTCGGCCTATTacctacttcttcttcttcatgctGTTGTTCCAGGAAAATTAATGCTGTTATTCATGTCCCAAAGCTTCCAAAAGCCCCTTtctccattcccaaaatctcaaCGACCAGAAAGCTGATTGACAAATTCAACAATATAAGGGTCGACGGGTTCACAAACACGATCTCAGCTCcacaaaacatcaattttactACCACACCATTCGTCGATGATATTAAAGCACAAAACTCAACTACTTTTGTCACCATCCAGCTCTATTCCCTCTTAGAGATCGTGGCTGACAGAGTcgagatgcacgccaacattgGAAAGCAGCGAGACAACTGGAATACCCTTCTTCTAAACTCCATCAACATGATTACTCTCACCGCCGCAACCATGGCTGGTGTTGCTGCGATTGGTAGCGCCGGAATGCCCATTTTGGCTCTCAAGTTGTCATCCACTCTCTTGTATTCTGCAGCCGCAGGGATGCTGCTTGTGATGAACAAAATTCAACCTTCACAACTTGCAGAAGAACAACGCAATGCTACCAGATTATTCAAACAACTCCAGAGCCAAATAAAAACTATTCTTGCTCTTGGAGCAACAACTGAAGAAGATGTGAAGGACGTGATGGAGAGGGTTTTGGCCCTTGACCGAGCCTACCCCCTTCCCTTGCTAGGAGCAATGCTTGACAAATTCCCTACAAAGTTTGAGCCGGCTACTTGGTGGCCTTCATACCAATTActccaaaagaaaactaaatcacaagaaagaaaacaacGAGGGAACAATGGGTGGAGTGAGGAACTTGAAGTGGAAATGCGGGACATCgttgaagtggtgaagagaaaGGACAGTAAGGACTACGAAAGGCTGGGCAGCCAGGTGTTGAAGATTAACAAGATCTTATCCATCTCGGGTCCATTACTCACAGGGATTGCAGCTGTTGGCTCTGCATGTGTTGGTAATGGGTCATGGGCATCAATCGTAGCCATGGttgcaggggcattagctaccACTGCTAATGCCTTCCAGCACGGTGGGCAAGTTGGAATGATATTCGAGATGTACCGAAACAATGGTGGATTTTTCCGGCTATTGGAGGAAACAATCGAAGCCACACTCGAGGAAGGAGACTTGGAGAAAAGGGAGAATGGGGAGTTGTTCGAAATGAAGGTGGCATTGCAACTGGGGAGAAGCTTGTCACAGCTCAAAGAACTTGCCAGAAAGCCAGCTTCTTATCGTCTAGACGGAACTGCCATAGATGAATTTGCTAGCAAGCTTTTTTAG
- the LOC121264221 gene encoding dihydrolipoyllysine-residue succinyltransferase component of 2-oxoglutarate dehydrogenase complex 1, mitochondrial-like isoform X1, whose translation MWAIIRRKVVNGSSTASVFGRPLRETRLVTAPATRSYSTNVKERLLLGRGSKIVGSAGLHGCLGCPISSKTVRERKQNVPWEVLPFLQTDSPNYMQYRSFSSDNGDLVDAVVPFMGESITDGTLANFLKQPGDRVEVDEPIAQIETDKVTIDVASPEAGVLQKFVANEGDTVEPGTKIAIISKSGEGVAHVAPSEQPPSKADSKASADKKNAVKEKPKEETSLPKPKAETSPPRPKAPSPPPSKPSATEPQLPPKERERRVPMTRLRKRVATRLKDSQNTFAMLTTFNEVDMTGLMKLRSDYKDAFVEKHGVKLGLMSGFVKAAVSGLQNQPIINAVIDGDDIIYRDYIDISIAVGTPKGLVVPVIRNADKMNFAEIEKEINTLAKKANDGSISIDEMAGGSFTISNGGVYGSLLSTPIINPPQSAILGMHSIVNRPMFVGGEIVSRPMMYIALTYDHRLIDGREAVFFLRRIKDVVEDPRRLLLDI comes from the exons ATGTGGGCGATCATAAGGCGAAAAGTTGTCAACGGAAGCTCCACGGCTTCG gtTTTCGGACGACCATTGCGGGAGACTCGGCTTGTAACGGCGCCAGCAACGCGAAGTTACTCTACCAACGTCAAAGAG AGATTGCTGCTTGGAAGAGGCTCGAAAATTGTAGGCAGTGCTGGTCTTCATGGCTGTCTAG GTTGTCCCATTAGTTCAAAGACGGTCAG agaaaggaaacaaaatgtGCCATG GGAAGTTCTGCCATTTCTTCAAACAGATTCTCCTAACTACATGCAGTATAGGTCATTTTCTTCTGATAATG GTGATCTGGTTGATGCTGTAGTGCCCTTCATGGGTGAATCAATCACTGATGGGACTCTAGCAAATTTTTTAAAGC AACCTGGCGACCGTGTAGAAGTTGATGAACCTATTGCCCAAATAGAAACTGATAAG GTAACAATTGATGTGGCTAGTCCTGAAGCTGGCGTTCTCCAAAAG tttGTTGCCAATGAAGGTGATACAGTGGAGCCAGGTACCAAGATTGCTATTATCTCAAAGTCTGGCGAAGGCGTTGCACATGTCGCTCCATCAGAGCAACCACCTAGCAAGGCTGATTCTAAGGCGTCTGCTGACAAGAAAAATGCAGTCAAGGAAAAACCTAAAGAAGAAACCTCTCTTCCTAAGCCTAAAGCTGAAACTTCTCCTCCTAGGCCTAAAGCTCCTTCTCCACCACCCAGTAAACCTTCAGCAACAGAACCTCAACTTCCTCCCAAGGAAAGGGAAAGAAGA GTTCCAATGACAAGACTGAGGAAACGTGTTGCAACACGTTTGAAGGACTCTCAGAACACTTTTGCAATGCTGACTACATTCAATGAAGTTGATAT GACTGGTCTGATGAAGCTCCGTTCTGATTATAAAGATGCCTTTGTTGAGAAGCACGGGGTGAAGTTAGGACTTATGTCGGGATTTGTTAAG GCTGCTGTAAGTGGGCTGCAAAATCAGCCAATCATCAATGCTGTCATTGATGGGGATGACATCATTTATAGAGATTATATTGACATCAGTATTGCTGTTGGTACTCCAAAG GGTCTGGTTGTTCCTGTCATCCGCAATGCCGATAAAATGAACTTTGCTGAGATTGAGAAGGAGATCAACACCCTTGCAAAGAAGGCAAATGATGGCTCTATATCGATTGATGAGATGGCTGGAGGCTCATTCACTATATCTAATGGTGGTGTTTATGGAAGCCTGTTAAGTACTCCGATCATTAATCCCCCACAG TCGGCCATCTTGGGCATGCACTCAATTGTGAACCGGCCGATGTTTGTTGGTGGGGAGATCGTTTCAAGGCCGATGATGTACATTGCTCTAACATATGATCATCGACTAATTGATGGAAGAGAGGCAGTCTTCTTCCTGCGTCGTATCAAAGATGTTGTGGAGGACCCTCGGAGGTTGCTTCTTGATATATGA
- the LOC121264224 gene encoding LOW QUALITY PROTEIN: aminomethyltransferase, mitochondrial (The sequence of the model RefSeq protein was modified relative to this genomic sequence to represent the inferred CDS: inserted 1 base in 1 codon), protein MRGGGLWQLGQSLTRRLAQADKKTVARRYFSAESDLKKTVLHDFHVANGGKMVPFAGWSMPIQYKDSIMDSTLNCRQNGSLFDVSHMCGLSLKGKDCIPFLEKLVIADVAGLXPGTGSLTVFTNEKGGAIDDSVITKVQDDHIYLVVNAGCRDKDLAHIEEHMKIFKAKGGDVSWHIHDERSLLALQGPLAGPVLQHLTKENLSKVFFGEFRILDINGVQCFLTRTGYTGEDGFEISVPSEHAVDLAKAILEKSEGKVRLTGLGARDSLRLEAGLCLYGNDMEQHVTPVEAGLTWAIGKRRRAEGGFLGAEVILKQLEEGPPVRRVGFFSSGPPPRSHSEIQDDKGKGIGEVTSGGFSPCLKKNIAMGYVKSGSHKAGTKVKIVIRGKAYDGVVTKMPFVPTKYYKPS, encoded by the exons ATGAGAGGCGGGGGTTTGTGGCAACTTGGGCAATCATTAACCCGTCGGCTTGCTCAGGCTGATAAGAAGACTGTCGCTCGTCGATACTTTTCTGCAGAATCAGATCTGAAAAAGACAGTTCTTCATGACTTCCATGTTGCTAATGGCGGGAAGATGGTGCCCTTTGCTGGATGGAGCATGCCCATCCAATACAAGGACTCAATCATGGATTCTACTCTGAATTGTAGGCAGAATGGCAGCCTTTTTGATGTCTCTCATATGTGCGGGTTGAGCCTCAAGGGAAAGGACTGCATACCTTTCCTCGAAAAGCTTGTCATTGCTGATGTTGCTGGGC CCCCAGGAACTGGGTCGCTAACTGTCTTTACAAATGAGAAGGGAGGAGCAATTGATGATTCAGTGATTACCAAGGTGCAGGACGACCACATATACCTGGTTGTCAATGCAGGGTGTAGGGATAAGGATCTGGCTCACATTGAGGAGCATATGAAAATATTCAAGGCCAAAGGTGGGGATGTCTCTTGGCACATCCATGACGAGAGGTCTCTTCTAGCTCTCCAG GGTCCTCTGGCTGGCCCGGTTCTTCAGCACCTGACAAAAGAGAACTTGAGCAAGGTATTCTTTGGGGAGTTCCGTATCTTGGATATCAATGGAGTGCAGTGCTTTCTAACTAGGACAGG GTACACTGGTGAAGATGGTTTTGAAATCTCAGTTCCTTCAGAGCATGCAGTGGATCTTGCCAAAGCAATCTTGGAGAAATCTGAAGGGAAGGTAAGATTGACAGGTCTGGGTGCTAGAGACAGTCTCCGACTTGAAGCTGGCCTCTGTTTATATGGTAACGACATGGAACAACATGTAACTCCTGTTGAGGCAGGACTCACATGGGCCATAGGGAAGAGAAGAAGAGCTGAAGGTGGTTTTCTTGGTGCTGAGGTGATACTTAAGCAACTTGAAGAGGGTCCACCAGTCAGGCGTGTCGGGTTTTTCTCTTCAGGACCACCTCCCAGAAGCCACAGTGAGATTCAGGATGATAAAGGAAAAGGAATTGGGGAAGTCACCAGTGGAGGATTTAGCCCCTGCCTTAAGAAGAATATAGCCATGGGGTATGTGAAATCTGGGTCACACAAGGCAGGCACCAAAGTTAAGATTGTGATTCGAGGAAAGGCATACGATGGGGTTGTCACCAAAATGCCATTTGTACCAACAAAATACTACAAGCCATCCTAA